From Peromyscus eremicus chromosome 3, PerEre_H2_v1, whole genome shotgun sequence, one genomic window encodes:
- the Svopl gene encoding putative transporter SVOPL yields the protein MAAKQTEPVTIISLRKLSQATPEPQQKETKTFTVEDAVETIGFGRFHIALFLIMGSTGVVEAMEIMLIAVVSPVIRCEWQLENWQVAFVTTMVFFGYMVSSILFGVLADRYGRWKILLLSFLWGAYFSLLTSFSPSYIWFVFLRTMVGCGVSGHAQGLIIKTEFLPTKYRGYMLPLSQVFWLAGSLLIISMASVVIPTIGWRWLIRIASIPGIILIMAFKFIPESARFNVSTGNTQAALDTLESIAKMNRSVMPEGQLVEPILEKRGRFADLLDSKYLRTTLQIWIIWLGISFAYYGVILASAELLERDLVCGSKSGSEPEVMVTTGDAEESFSPCYCHLFVPSDYRTMIISTLGEIALNPLNILGINFLGRRLSLSITMGCTALFFLLLNICTSSAGLIGFLFMLRALVAANFNTIYIYTAEVYPTPMRALGMGTSGSLCRIGAMVAPFISQVLMSASFLGALCLFSSVCVVCAISAFTLPIETKGRALQQIK from the exons ATGGCAGCCAAGCAGACAGAACCCGTGACAATCATTAGCCTTCGGAAGCTGAGCCAGGCAACCCCCGAACCGCAGCAGAAAG AGACAAAGACATTCACTGTGGAGGATGCCGTGGAGACCATCGGCTTCGGACGCTTCCACATTGCACTCTTTCTCATCATGGGCAGCACCGGG GTTGTGGAGGCCATGGAGATCATGTTAATAGCAGTTGTGTCTCCTGTTATCCGCTGTGAATGGCAGCTGGAGAACTGGCAGGTGGCATTTGTCACCACG ATGGTGTTCTTTGGCTACATGGTGTCCAGCATCCTCTTTGGTGTCCTGGCTGACAGATATGGCCGCTGGAAG ATTTTGCTGCTCTCGTTCCTGTGGGGAGCCTACTTCTCCTTACTGACCTCTTTCTCCCCATCTTACATctggtttgtctttctgaggacCATGGTAGGCTGTGGAGTGTCTGGCCATGCGCAAGG GTTAATCATAAAGACTGAATTTTTGCCCACAAAATACCGAGGCTACATGCTGCCCTTGTCTCAG GTCTTCTGGCTTGCTGGCTCCCTGCTCATCATCAGCATGGCTTCTGTGGTCATCCCCACCATTGGGTGGCGTTGGCTCATCCGCATTGCCTCCATCCCTGGCATCATCCTCATCATGGCCTTCAAG TTTATCCCTGAATCTGCTCGCTTCAACGTCTCCACTGGAAACACACAGGCTGCGCTGGATACCCTAGAGAGCATTGCCAAGATGAACCGCTCAGTCATGCCAGAGGGACAGCTGGTGGAGCCCATCCTG gagaaaagaggaagattTGCAGATCTACTGGATTCTAAATATCTCCGGACCACATTACAGATCTGGATCATATG GTTGGGAATTTCTTTTGCCTACTACGGGGTTATCCTGGCCAGTGCTGAATTGCTGGAGCGGGATCTGGTCTGTGGTTCGAAGTCGGGGTCAGAACCAGAGGTGATGGTGACCACGGGGGATGCAGAGGAAAGTTTCAGTCCCTGCTATTGCCATCTCTTCGTACCCTCTGACTACAGGACCATGATCATCAGCACGCTCGGGGAAATTGCCT TGAACCCTTTAAACATCCTGGGCATCAATTTCCTGGGCAGACGCCTGAGCCTGTCCATCACCATGGGATGCACAGCcttgttcttccttctcctcaaTATCTGCACTTCAAG cGCCGGCCTCATTGGCTTCCTCTTCATGCTGAGGGCCCTGGTGGCGGCAAACTTCAACACCATCTACATCTACACCGCTGAG GTCTACCCTACTCCAATGCGCGCTCTGGGGATGGGAACCAGCGGTTCCCTGTGTCGCATCGGGGCGATGGTCGCACCATTTATATCCCAG